The Xanthomonas fragariae genome has a segment encoding these proteins:
- the lpxK gene encoding tetraacyldisaccharide 4'-kinase — MSKRGTRTPGYWYDNAPIPLSARILSPVYGAAIALRRAVYRRGWRKRHGVPVPVIVVGNVTAGGTGKTPLTIALVSKLQEAGWTPGVASRGYGRDESGTARWVEADTPVELGGDEPVLIAWKTGTRVRVDSDRLAAARALVEAGCDIVVCDDGLQHYRLARDVEIEVVDGQRRYGNGRLLPAGPLREPAARASDCDFRVVNLGQASAAIASQAPEAAGLGEWQMRLSIDSVQPMDGKRAQPLSMLAGRRVHAVAGIAHPERFFAMLRVHGIGVVPHAFPDHHMYRAADFSFGSRLPVLMTEKDAVKCRPFADEWLYSVPLRAELPAAFWVSLLDRLDKLASRQGV, encoded by the coding sequence ATGAGCAAGCGCGGCACCCGCACGCCGGGTTACTGGTACGACAATGCGCCGATTCCACTATCGGCGCGCATCCTCTCGCCGGTCTACGGCGCCGCCATCGCGTTGCGACGCGCCGTGTATCGACGCGGCTGGCGCAAGCGCCACGGTGTGCCGGTGCCGGTGATCGTGGTGGGCAACGTCACCGCCGGCGGCACTGGCAAGACGCCACTGACGATTGCCCTGGTCAGCAAATTGCAAGAAGCCGGCTGGACGCCGGGCGTGGCCAGTCGCGGCTACGGCCGTGACGAATCGGGCACGGCACGGTGGGTTGAAGCGGACACGCCCGTCGAACTCGGCGGCGACGAGCCAGTGCTGATCGCCTGGAAGACCGGCACGCGCGTACGCGTGGACAGCGATCGGCTGGCCGCAGCACGTGCCCTGGTCGAGGCGGGCTGCGACATTGTGGTCTGCGACGACGGCTTGCAGCATTACCGACTCGCGCGCGACGTGGAAATCGAAGTGGTCGACGGTCAGCGTCGCTACGGCAACGGACGCCTGCTGCCTGCCGGGCCGCTGCGCGAACCGGCTGCACGTGCAAGCGATTGCGATTTCCGCGTGGTCAATCTTGGTCAGGCGAGCGCTGCAATAGCGTCTCAAGCACCTGAGGCCGCAGGCCTTGGCGAATGGCAGATGCGGTTGAGCATCGACAGCGTGCAACCGATGGATGGCAAGCGCGCCCAGCCCTTGAGCATGCTCGCCGGGCGGCGCGTGCATGCGGTGGCCGGCATCGCGCACCCGGAGCGCTTCTTCGCAATGCTGCGTGTGCACGGTATTGGCGTGGTGCCGCATGCATTTCCCGATCATCACATGTATCGCGCCGCAGATTTCAGTTTCGGCAGTCGCTTGCCGGTGCTGATGACCGAAAAAGACGCGGTGAAATGCCGTCCATTCGCCGACGAGTGGCTGTATAGCGTGCCGCTCAGAGCCGAGTTGCCGGCGGCGTTCTGGGTAAGTTTGCTGGATCGACTGGACAAATTGGCGAGCCGGCAAGGCGTGTAA
- the msbA gene encoding lipid A export permease/ATP-binding protein MsbA, with protein MTTSNDRPAPVSSWRTYRRLLAFAKPYRLLLIAALIAALVEAAGTTGFLALMKPITDETFIYKNAEVSRWLPVQIIVLFVVRGVAGYITDMAMGKSARSIARDLRVKVMSKYLRLPGSRFDSEPVPSMLIRLGSDSDQVAQAAVDAVKVMIQQSLQVIGALALMLWHSWQVTLTILVLAPVLAWVMDKVARRYRRISHSIQESGAHLLQAADQTLSSHQEVKIYGAQQTEMERYGALADRNLRLAMKVESTRGISTATVQMIGAIGLSALLFVAGAQALAGRLTAGDFVVLMTSMLTIIPGLKQLTNVQNMVQRGLASAERLFSVLDSPDEPDQGAAPLTRAKGLIEFRDVTARYPGQVNPALADVSFVAQPGTVTAIVGRSGSGKSSLIKLIPRFYEAEAGQILLDGHPVQVYSLADLRRQIALVGQHVMLFDGSIADNVAYGEMRTADAAQLERAILGANAMEFVAQLPEGLQSPVGTKGGRLSGGQRQRLAIARAMLKDAPILILDEATAALDNESERLVQDALHKLMPDRTTLVIAHRLSTIEHADQVLVMDQGRIVERGTHSELLAQGGLYSHLHGMQFRERQA; from the coding sequence GTGACCACCTCCAACGACCGCCCGGCGCCAGTGTCGTCCTGGCGCACGTACCGTCGCCTGCTGGCCTTCGCCAAGCCGTACCGGCTGCTGCTGATCGCCGCGCTGATTGCCGCGTTGGTCGAAGCGGCCGGCACCACCGGTTTTCTGGCGTTGATGAAGCCGATCACCGATGAGACCTTCATCTACAAGAACGCCGAAGTCAGTCGCTGGCTGCCGGTGCAGATCATCGTGCTGTTCGTGGTGCGCGGCGTCGCCGGTTACATCACCGACATGGCGATGGGCAAATCCGCACGCAGCATCGCGCGCGACCTGCGCGTCAAGGTGATGTCCAAGTATTTGCGCCTGCCGGGCTCGCGTTTCGATTCCGAGCCGGTGCCGTCGATGCTGATCCGCCTGGGCTCGGATTCGGACCAGGTCGCGCAGGCGGCAGTGGATGCGGTCAAGGTGATGATCCAGCAGTCGCTGCAGGTGATCGGCGCGTTGGCGCTGATGCTGTGGCATAGCTGGCAGGTGACACTGACCATCCTGGTGCTCGCACCGGTGCTGGCCTGGGTGATGGACAAGGTGGCGCGGCGCTATCGGCGCATCAGCCACAGCATCCAGGAGAGCGGCGCGCATTTGTTGCAGGCTGCCGATCAGACCTTGTCCAGCCACCAGGAGGTCAAGATCTACGGCGCCCAGCAGACCGAAATGGAGCGTTATGGCGCGCTGGCCGATCGTAATTTACGTCTGGCGATGAAGGTCGAATCCACGCGCGGCATTTCCACCGCTACGGTGCAGATGATCGGTGCGATTGGTTTGTCGGCGCTGTTGTTCGTGGCCGGTGCGCAGGCATTGGCCGGGCGCCTGACCGCTGGCGACTTCGTGGTGCTGATGACCTCGATGCTGACGATCATTCCCGGGCTCAAGCAACTCACGAATGTGCAGAACATGGTGCAGCGTGGCTTGGCATCGGCCGAGCGTCTTTTTTCAGTGCTCGATAGCCCGGATGAGCCGGATCAAGGCGCCGCGCCGCTGACGCGCGCCAAGGGCTTGATCGAATTCCGCGACGTCACTGCGCGCTACCCAGGCCAGGTCAATCCGGCGTTGGCCGATGTCAGTTTCGTCGCGCAACCGGGCACGGTGACCGCGATCGTCGGTCGTTCGGGCAGCGGTAAATCAAGCCTGATCAAACTGATTCCGCGTTTCTACGAAGCCGAGGCCGGGCAAATCCTGCTCGACGGGCATCCGGTGCAGGTGTATTCGTTGGCTGATCTACGTCGCCAGATCGCCCTGGTCGGCCAGCATGTAATGCTGTTCGACGGCAGCATCGCCGACAACGTCGCCTATGGCGAAATGCGCACCGCCGACGCAGCTCAACTGGAGCGCGCGATTCTAGGCGCAAATGCGATGGAGTTTGTGGCGCAACTGCCCGAAGGCTTGCAGTCGCCTGTCGGCACCAAAGGCGGGCGCTTGTCGGGCGGCCAGCGGCAGCGTCTGGCGATCGCGCGCGCGATGCTCAAGGATGCGCCGATCCTGATTCTGGACGAAGCCACCGCGGCGCTGGACAATGAATCCGAACGTCTGGTCCAGGACGCCTTGCACAAGTTGATGCCGGACCGCACCACGCTGGTGATCGCGCATCGGTTGTCCACCATCGAGCATGCCGACCAGGTGCTGGTGATGGATCAGGGCCGCATCGTCGAGCGCGGCACGCATAGCGAGCTGCTGGCGCAGGGCGGGTTGTATTCGCACCTGCATGGCATGCAGTTTCGCGAACGCCAGGCATGA
- the pgsA gene encoding CDP-diacylglycerol--glycerol-3-phosphate 3-phosphatidyltransferase, producing MKLTVPTWLTLLRILMIPVLVVVFYLPYTWTNVASAGVFALAAVTDWLDGWVARRYHQYSAFGAFLDPVADKLMVAVALFLIVQGHPTPWMAFWAAVIVGREIAVSALREWMAEIGQRAKVRVAAIGKVKTTAQMVALLCLLYSVTPGQMPTHEIWLGNLVFRAGYWTLAIAALLTLWSGFQYLQAAWPSLRADEKAAIGNKPKKIESNS from the coding sequence ATGAAGTTGACCGTCCCCACGTGGCTGACACTGCTGAGGATCTTGATGATCCCGGTGTTGGTCGTGGTGTTCTACCTGCCGTATACGTGGACGAACGTTGCGTCCGCCGGCGTGTTCGCGCTGGCTGCCGTCACCGACTGGCTGGATGGGTGGGTCGCGCGGCGTTATCACCAATATTCTGCGTTTGGCGCATTCCTGGACCCGGTGGCCGACAAGCTGATGGTCGCAGTGGCGCTATTCCTGATCGTACAAGGCCATCCGACGCCGTGGATGGCGTTCTGGGCCGCAGTCATCGTCGGTCGCGAAATCGCCGTCTCCGCGCTGCGCGAGTGGATGGCCGAGATCGGACAGCGCGCCAAGGTGCGCGTTGCGGCGATCGGCAAGGTCAAAACCACCGCGCAAATGGTCGCGTTGCTTTGTCTGCTGTATTCGGTCACGCCAGGGCAAATGCCTACGCATGAGATCTGGCTCGGCAATCTGGTCTTCCGGGCCGGTTATTGGACGCTGGCGATTGCCGCACTGCTGACGCTGTGGTCTGGATTCCAGTATTTGCAGGCAGCATGGCCTAGTCTGCGCGCCGATGAAAAAGCAGCAATCGGCAACAAGCCGAAAAAAATTGAAAGCAACAGTTGA
- the kdsB gene encoding 3-deoxy-manno-octulosonate cytidylyltransferase, whose protein sequence is MTNPTPADFVVAIPARYASTRLPGKPLQLIGDRPMIQHVAERALLAGAREVWVATDDARIAEAIESLPGVHVAMTGSEHMSGTDRLAECARIAGWNADTCVVNLQGDEPFAPAAGIRAVADLLMHSGAEMATLAAQVDSAHALLDPNVVKLVLSAGGDALYFSRAPIPWHRDSFPSHRDSLPNDGHWLRHIGIYAYRAGFLQRFAAMPPGMLERIESLEQLRVMEAGYRIAVTLTPEQFPPGIDTPDDLARAQTRVAWT, encoded by the coding sequence ATGACCAACCCAACGCCTGCCGATTTCGTCGTCGCCATTCCCGCGCGTTACGCCTCCACGCGTCTGCCAGGTAAGCCGCTGCAACTGATCGGCGATCGCCCGATGATCCAGCATGTGGCCGAGCGGGCGTTGTTGGCGGGTGCACGCGAGGTCTGGGTGGCGACAGACGATGCGCGGATTGCCGAGGCGATCGAAAGCCTGCCTGGCGTGCATGTCGCGATGACTGGCAGCGAACATATGTCGGGCACCGATCGTCTCGCCGAATGCGCACGGATCGCGGGCTGGAATGCCGACACCTGCGTGGTCAATCTGCAAGGCGACGAACCGTTCGCGCCTGCTGCCGGCATTCGCGCAGTCGCCGATCTGCTAATGCACTCCGGCGCCGAAATGGCTACGCTGGCTGCGCAGGTAGATAGCGCACACGCGCTGTTGGATCCCAACGTGGTGAAGCTGGTGCTTAGCGCAGGCGGCGACGCGTTGTATTTCAGCCGTGCGCCGATTCCTTGGCACCGCGACAGCTTCCCCAGCCACCGCGACAGCTTGCCCAATGACGGCCATTGGCTGCGCCACATCGGCATCTATGCGTACCGCGCAGGGTTCCTGCAGCGCTTTGCCGCGATGCCGCCCGGCATGCTGGAGCGCATCGAGTCGCTGGAACAACTACGCGTGATGGAAGCCGGTTACCGCATCGCAGTGACACTGACGCCCGAGCAGTTTCCGCCGGGTATCGATACGCCGGACGATCTTGCACGGGCGCAGACGCGTGTGGCCTGGACATGA
- the uvrC gene encoding excinuclease ABC subunit UvrC yields the protein MSARPQVDFDGKAFAAQLSTAPGVYRMYAGDDTLLYVGKAGALRKRVGSYFNGTPKNARLTSMLSQVARMDVTVTRSEAEALLLENQLIKSLSPRYNVSLRDDKSYPYVLLTREEWPRIALHRGPRAVQGRYFGPYTGVTGVRETLSLMHKLFKLRSCEDSVFRNRSRPCLQHQIGRCSAPCVNLVVAPDYAESVRRATMFLEGKSDQLGEEIMQSMQQASEALEFERAARLRDLLSSLRSMQNRQYVDGRAADLDVLACATQSSQACVLLLSFRDGRNLGTRSFFPKTNGEDSADEILGAFVSQYYAEHSPPREILLDREIPESELIEAALSAAAEHKVALKWNVRGERAGYLLLATRNAQLTLLSELTSQSAQHARSEALREMLGLAEQVKRVECFDISHTMGEATVASCVVFDASGPVRGQYRRFNISGIAPGDDYAAMRQAIERRFRRAVEESGVLPDVLLIDGGAGQLAQAQAALADLGIENISLVGVAKGEERRAGHEALIMADGRELRPGVASPALQFIQQVRDEAHRFAITGHRGRRQKARMTSKLEDIPGIGPRRRASLLKHFGGLVGLKAAGEAEIARVEGVNAALAARIYANLHGLALPDAAGESSP from the coding sequence ATGAGCGCAAGGCCACAAGTCGATTTCGATGGGAAAGCGTTTGCTGCGCAATTGAGCACCGCGCCCGGCGTCTATCGCATGTATGCGGGCGACGACACCTTACTGTACGTCGGCAAAGCTGGCGCGCTGCGCAAGCGCGTTGGCAGCTATTTCAACGGCACCCCGAAGAATGCGCGGCTGACCTCGATGCTGTCGCAGGTCGCGCGCATGGACGTGACCGTCACCCGCAGCGAAGCCGAGGCGTTGCTGCTGGAAAACCAGCTGATCAAATCATTGTCGCCGCGCTACAACGTGTCGCTGCGCGACGACAAAAGTTATCCCTATGTGCTACTGACGCGCGAAGAATGGCCGCGGATTGCGCTGCACCGTGGCCCGCGTGCCGTGCAAGGGCGTTATTTCGGCCCGTATACCGGCGTCACCGGCGTGCGCGAGACGCTGAGCCTGATGCACAAGCTGTTCAAGCTGCGCAGCTGCGAAGACAGCGTATTTCGCAACCGCTCGCGGCCGTGCCTGCAACACCAAATCGGCCGCTGCAGCGCGCCGTGTGTGAACTTGGTTGTCGCGCCCGACTATGCCGAGTCGGTACGACGCGCCACGATGTTTCTCGAAGGCAAGAGCGACCAACTCGGCGAAGAGATCATGCAATCGATGCAACAAGCCAGCGAAGCCCTCGAATTCGAGCGCGCCGCGCGCCTGCGCGACCTGCTCTCGTCGTTGCGCAGCATGCAGAACCGTCAATACGTGGACGGCCGCGCCGCCGATCTGGATGTGCTGGCGTGCGCCACACAATCCAGTCAGGCCTGCGTGTTGCTGCTGAGCTTCCGCGACGGCCGCAATCTCGGCACACGTTCGTTTTTCCCCAAGACCAATGGAGAAGACAGCGCCGACGAAATCCTGGGCGCCTTCGTGTCGCAGTACTACGCTGAACACTCGCCGCCGCGCGAGATTTTGCTTGATCGCGAGATTCCGGAGTCCGAATTGATCGAGGCCGCGCTCAGCGCCGCGGCCGAACACAAGGTGGCGCTGAAGTGGAACGTGCGTGGCGAGCGTGCTGGCTATCTGCTGCTTGCCACCCGCAACGCGCAGCTGACTTTGCTGTCCGAGCTCACCAGCCAGAGCGCGCAGCACGCTCGCAGCGAGGCGCTGCGCGAGATGCTCGGGCTTGCTGAGCAAGTCAAACGGGTGGAGTGCTTCGACATCAGCCACACCATGGGCGAGGCGACGGTGGCCTCGTGCGTTGTATTCGATGCCAGCGGACCTGTGCGCGGGCAGTATCGGCGTTTCAATATTTCTGGCATCGCCCCGGGCGACGACTACGCCGCGATGCGTCAGGCCATCGAACGCCGGTTTCGACGTGCGGTGGAAGAGAGCGGCGTGCTACCCGATGTGCTGCTGATCGACGGCGGCGCTGGTCAGTTGGCACAAGCGCAAGCCGCGCTCGCCGACCTCGGGATCGAGAACATTTCGCTGGTCGGCGTGGCCAAGGGGGAGGAGCGCAGGGCAGGGCACGAGGCGCTGATCATGGCCGATGGCCGCGAACTGCGCCCGGGCGTGGCATCGCCGGCGCTGCAGTTCATCCAGCAGGTGCGTGACGAAGCGCACCGCTTTGCGATCACCGGGCACCGCGGTCGCCGGCAAAAGGCGCGCATGACCAGCAAGCTCGAGGATATCCCCGGCATCGGCCCACGCCGTCGGGCAAGTCTGCTCAAACATTTCGGCGGCTTGGTCGGGCTCAAGGCCGCTGGCGAGGCCGAGATTGCGCGGGTGGAGGGGGTCAATGCCGCACTTGCCGCGCGAATCTACGCTAACCTGCACGGGCTGGCGCTTCCCGATGCGGCAGGCGAGTCGAGTCCGTAA
- a CDS encoding SDR family oxidoreductase — MRKGTALIVGVTGISGYNLAKVMLADGWTVYGLARQPLPHDGVIPVAADLLDAQSTTNALSGLPITHVFFCTWTRRDTERENSEANGAMMRHLCEALSEAPLQHIALVTGTKHYLGAFENYGSGKAETPFRESEPRQPGENFYYTLEDLLFAHAEQHDFGWSVHRSHTMIGMANGSNAMNMGVTLAIYASLCKHTGQPFVFPGSQAQWNSLTDLTDAGLLGRQLAWASLSPAARNQAFNTVNGDVFRWRWMWGEIAAFFELEAVPCPDTPAPLETRFSKAAPALWNELAKQHGLVEADVNRLASWWHTDADLGREIECVNDMTKSRELGFLDFYDSRASFFELFTRLRALRIIP, encoded by the coding sequence ATGCGTAAAGGCACTGCATTGATTGTCGGCGTGACCGGCATCTCCGGTTACAACCTCGCCAAGGTGATGCTCGCTGACGGCTGGACCGTCTACGGCCTCGCACGCCAGCCATTGCCGCATGACGGCGTCATTCCTGTCGCGGCCGATCTGCTGGACGCACAGAGCACTACCAACGCGTTGTCCGGTTTGCCGATCACCCATGTGTTCTTCTGCACCTGGACGCGTCGCGATACCGAACGCGAGAATAGCGAGGCCAATGGCGCGATGATGCGACATCTGTGCGAGGCGCTCAGCGAGGCGCCGCTGCAGCACATTGCGCTGGTTACTGGCACCAAGCACTATCTGGGCGCTTTCGAAAACTACGGCAGCGGCAAGGCCGAAACGCCATTCCGCGAAAGCGAGCCACGGCAGCCGGGCGAGAATTTCTACTACACACTCGAAGACCTGTTGTTCGCACACGCCGAGCAACATGACTTTGGGTGGAGCGTGCATCGCTCGCACACCATGATCGGAATGGCTAACGGCAGCAATGCGATGAACATGGGTGTGACGTTGGCGATCTATGCATCGCTGTGCAAGCACACCGGTCAGCCGTTCGTGTTCCCCGGCTCGCAAGCACAGTGGAACAGTCTCACCGATCTGACCGACGCCGGCCTGCTCGGTCGGCAACTGGCGTGGGCCAGCCTCAGCCCGGCGGCACGCAATCAGGCTTTCAATACCGTCAATGGCGATGTATTTCGCTGGCGCTGGATGTGGGGCGAAATTGCTGCGTTCTTCGAACTTGAGGCCGTGCCCTGCCCCGACACGCCCGCACCGCTGGAAACACGCTTTAGCAAAGCAGCCCCAGCACTATGGAATGAGCTGGCGAAGCAGCATGGATTGGTGGAGGCAGACGTCAATCGCCTGGCTTCCTGGTGGCACACCGACGCCGATCTAGGGCGCGAGATCGAATGCGTCAATGACATGACCAAGAGCCGCGAACTGGGCTTCCTAGACTTCTACGATAGCCGCGCCTCGTTCTTCGAGCTATTCACCAGACTGCGGGCGCTGCGCATCATTCCCTGA
- the lolD gene encoding lipoprotein-releasing ABC transporter ATP-binding protein LolD, with amino-acid sequence MNEIRESGFENRESAVQKPNQADAVIRAEALAKTYAEGKMRTPVFSGLDLSVATGETVAIVGASGAGKSTLLHLLGGLDTPTSGEVYVAGRRMSALSDGERGKLRNHALGFVYQFHHLLPEFTALENVMMPVLLSGKAVAVARKQALQLLESVGLGHRIEHKPSELSGGERQRAAVARALVNKPGCVLGDEPTGNLDDRTAETVFELMLELNCAQRTSLVLVTHDRSLARRLDRVLELHQGKLRELAPSAV; translated from the coding sequence ATGAATGAGATCCGCGAATCGGGATTCGAGAATCGGGAATCGGCAGTGCAGAAACCAAACCAAGCAGATGCGGTGATCCGGGCCGAGGCGCTGGCTAAGACGTATGCCGAAGGCAAGATGCGCACGCCGGTATTCAGTGGTTTGGATTTGTCGGTGGCGACCGGTGAAACGGTTGCGATCGTCGGCGCTTCCGGCGCAGGCAAGAGCACGCTTTTGCATCTGCTTGGTGGGTTGGATACTCCTACATCGGGCGAGGTGTATGTCGCCGGTCGTCGCATGTCTGCGTTGTCCGATGGCGAGCGCGGCAAGCTGCGCAATCACGCGCTGGGCTTCGTGTACCAATTTCATCATTTGTTGCCGGAATTCACCGCATTGGAAAACGTGATGATGCCGGTGCTGCTGTCCGGCAAAGCGGTCGCGGTCGCCAGAAAGCAAGCACTGCAATTGCTGGAGTCGGTAGGCCTCGGACATCGCATCGAACACAAGCCCAGTGAATTGTCCGGTGGCGAGCGTCAACGTGCGGCGGTTGCGCGTGCGCTGGTGAACAAGCCGGGCTGCGTATTAGGTGACGAGCCGACCGGTAACCTGGACGACAGGACTGCGGAGACCGTGTTTGAGCTGATGTTGGAACTCAACTGCGCCCAGCGCACCAGCCTGGTATTGGTCACCCACGATCGCAGCCTGGCGCGGCGTCTGGACCGCGTGCTGGAGTTGCATCAAGGCAAGCTGCGTGAGTTAGCGCCGTCTGCGGTGTGA
- a CDS encoding low molecular weight protein-tyrosine-phosphatase, with amino-acid sequence MKVLIVCLGNICRSPMGEGALRARLDEARLSRRIEVDSAGTGDWHVGDPPDLRAIRCARGHGVDISGLSARQVRPADVEHFDWVLCADSSNLRDLQRLAPAPVRDKVALWLPWAGVEERDQIPDPYTGVMDDFERVWQLVDTAARQTVARLTRS; translated from the coding sequence ATGAAGGTCTTGATCGTATGCCTGGGCAATATCTGTCGCTCACCGATGGGCGAGGGCGCTTTGCGTGCAAGGCTGGACGAAGCTCGGCTATCGCGGCGCATCGAGGTCGATTCGGCCGGCACCGGCGACTGGCATGTCGGCGATCCACCAGACCTGCGTGCCATACGGTGTGCACGCGGCCATGGCGTGGATATTTCCGGCTTAAGCGCCCGTCAGGTGCGGCCAGCGGACGTCGAGCACTTCGATTGGGTTTTATGCGCCGACAGCAGCAATCTGCGCGATCTGCAGCGGCTCGCCCCAGCGCCAGTGCGCGACAAGGTCGCGTTGTGGCTGCCATGGGCAGGCGTTGAGGAGCGCGATCAAATTCCGGATCCCTACACCGGCGTCATGGACGATTTTGAACGTGTCTGGCAGCTGGTCGACACCGCTGCGCGCCAGACCGTGGCCAGGCTCACCCGCAGCTAA
- a CDS encoding MotA/TolQ/ExbB proton channel family protein, translating to MLELVKAGGWPMVPLLLLGVVALAIMLERLWGLRRNEVTPPGLGEEVRHWAARGNLDCAHIESLRRNSPLGALLAAALDVRGCPRELIRERIEDTGRHVVHRMERYLNALGTIASAGPLLGLLGTVVGMIQMFMGILDYGVGNVNQLAGGIGKALVCTATGMIIAVPALMAHRFFKGRIAGYIIEMEQEATLLLDTMDGRVAPVAAGAKPVTTKG from the coding sequence GTGTTGGAGCTGGTCAAGGCAGGCGGTTGGCCGATGGTGCCGTTGCTGTTGCTGGGCGTGGTCGCCTTGGCGATCATGCTGGAGCGTCTATGGGGCCTACGCCGCAACGAGGTGACGCCGCCAGGTCTGGGCGAAGAAGTTCGTCACTGGGCCGCGCGCGGCAATCTGGATTGCGCCCATATCGAGTCGCTGCGTCGCAATTCGCCGCTCGGTGCCTTGCTCGCCGCTGCGCTTGACGTGCGTGGTTGCCCACGCGAGTTGATCCGCGAGCGCATCGAAGACACGGGCCGGCATGTGGTGCACCGCATGGAGCGCTATCTGAATGCGCTAGGCACGATCGCCTCAGCCGGGCCGTTGCTGGGCCTGCTGGGCACCGTGGTCGGCATGATTCAGATGTTCATGGGCATCCTCGATTACGGCGTGGGCAACGTGAACCAACTGGCCGGCGGCATCGGCAAGGCGCTGGTGTGCACAGCCACCGGCATGATCATCGCAGTGCCGGCGCTGATGGCGCATCGCTTTTTCAAGGGGCGCATTGCCGGTTACATCATCGAGATGGAGCAGGAAGCCACGTTGCTGCTTGATACCATGGATGGCCGCGTGGCGCCGGTTGCGGCAGGCGCCAAGCCTGTCACGACAAAGGGCTGA
- a CDS encoding ExbD/TolR family protein, translating into MRIGSDRSQDEPHIDLVPLIDVILVLIIFFVVTTTFDARSTLQLQLPTASDQHASVPPRSLSVLVNAEGRYFINDQEVLRPEVDSLKQTIAQIAGDDREQTVLMRADARTPYQAVVTAQDALGQLGFRRIAIATAPQADNPGITGPADKTRNNGTRP; encoded by the coding sequence ATGCGCATCGGTAGCGACCGAAGCCAGGACGAGCCGCATATCGACCTGGTGCCGTTGATCGACGTCATTCTCGTCCTCATCATCTTCTTCGTGGTGACCACGACCTTTGATGCACGCTCTACGCTGCAATTGCAGCTGCCGACCGCTAGCGACCAGCACGCCAGCGTGCCACCGCGTTCGCTGAGCGTGCTGGTCAATGCCGAGGGGCGTTATTTCATCAACGATCAGGAAGTGCTGCGCCCGGAGGTGGATTCGCTGAAGCAGACAATTGCGCAGATTGCCGGTGACGACCGCGAGCAGACGGTGTTGATGCGCGCCGATGCGCGTACGCCGTATCAGGCTGTCGTCACCGCGCAAGATGCCTTGGGGCAACTCGGTTTCCGGCGCATCGCGATCGCAACTGCGCCTCAAGCCGACAATCCTGGTATCACCGGCCCTGCCGACAAGACACGCAACAACGGAACCCGCCCGTGA